From one Amycolatopsis sp. FDAARGOS 1241 genomic stretch:
- a CDS encoding S8 family serine peptidase, with the protein MPAPRGRGDSPNFPDPAATEDTAVRLGAKIVTNSHGGRESGVSPASASSYPHPGVTTVVSAGDAGYTAASFPAVLPDAVAVGGTTLTRDSSARGFAESAWSPGGSGCSAYVAKPAWQQDSHCRNRTVADVAAAAGQLAIHFPGAGGWGTADGTSASAPFVAGLIARAGHAGTTTAATLYAGAAHFFDVTDGTNNRLCGGVKGGGDYLCVARLRRADGGGHARRPAGL; encoded by the coding sequence GTGCCGGCTCCTCGTGGTCGAGGGGACAGCCCGAACTTCCCGGATCCGGCGGCCACGGAGGACACCGCGGTGCGGCTGGGCGCGAAGATCGTGACCAACAGCCATGGCGGACGCGAAAGCGGTGTCTCGCCGGCGTCGGCGAGCAGCTACCCCCACCCGGGTGTCACGACCGTCGTGTCGGCGGGCGACGCCGGCTACACCGCGGCGAGCTTTCCGGCCGTGCTGCCGGACGCGGTGGCCGTGGGCGGCACGACGCTCACGCGCGACTCGTCCGCGCGCGGCTTCGCCGAGTCGGCGTGGTCGCCCGGGGGCAGCGGCTGCTCGGCGTACGTCGCGAAACCCGCGTGGCAGCAGGATTCGCACTGTCGCAATCGGACGGTCGCCGACGTGGCGGCGGCCGCCGGGCAGCTGGCGATCCACTTCCCCGGCGCGGGCGGCTGGGGCACGGCCGACGGCACGAGCGCGTCGGCGCCGTTCGTCGCCGGCCTGATCGCGCGGGCCGGGCACGCGGGCACGACCACCGCCGCCACGCTGTACGCCGGTGCGGCGCACTTCTTCGACGTCACCGACGGCACCAACAACCGCCTTTGCGGCGGCGTCAAGGGCGGCGGCGATTACCTGTGCGTCGCCCGGCTACGACGCGCCGACGGGGGTGGGCACGCCCGACGGCCTGCCGGGCTCTGA
- a CDS encoding NAD(P)/FAD-dependent oxidoreductase — protein MPAEHVDIVVIGAGFSGLGVAARLDKAGFRSFRVLEAAEDLGGTWRDNTYPGCGCDIPAPLYSYSFAQKPDWTRLFAGQPEILEYLHDVARRRKLLDRLRFGQRVTRASWDEAAGRWDVTTATGETYRARFVVSAVGPLHFPAVPELPGVESFRGEVFHSARWRHDVDLTGKRVAVIGTGASAIQFVPAIVDRVAALTVFQRTPPWIVPKADRAFDARHKFWARWFPPYRWYVRDRLYWIHEKRAVGFVADPAAMQRTADLARRLLRKQVPDEELRARLTPDYTIGCKRLLISSTWYPALSRPHVSVVSGGVASVQPDAVVSSDGTAVPADVLVYGTGFDTQHTIRFDVVGRGGRTLADAWRGGNQAYLGTTVAGFPNLFLMVGPNTGLGHNSQVFMIEAQASYVLAALRRLRRSKSFEVRPEVQSAFNDWLDSRLAHTVWQTGGCRSWYQDPRSGRNTVLWPAGTVEFWRRTRRVRLADYVVEPA, from the coding sequence TCCGCGTCCTCGAAGCCGCCGAAGACCTCGGCGGCACCTGGCGCGACAACACGTACCCCGGCTGTGGCTGCGACATCCCGGCGCCGCTGTATTCGTACTCGTTCGCGCAGAAACCCGACTGGACGAGGCTGTTCGCGGGCCAGCCGGAGATCCTGGAGTACCTGCACGATGTCGCGCGCCGGCGCAAGCTGCTCGACCGGCTGCGGTTCGGGCAGCGCGTCACGCGCGCTTCGTGGGACGAAGCGGCCGGGCGCTGGGACGTGACCACCGCGACGGGGGAGACCTACCGCGCGCGGTTCGTCGTGTCGGCCGTCGGCCCGTTGCACTTCCCGGCGGTGCCGGAGCTGCCGGGCGTGGAGTCGTTCCGCGGCGAGGTGTTCCACTCCGCGCGGTGGCGCCACGACGTCGACCTCACCGGCAAGCGTGTCGCGGTGATCGGCACGGGCGCGAGTGCGATCCAGTTCGTGCCGGCGATCGTCGACCGGGTTGCGGCGCTGACGGTGTTCCAGCGGACGCCGCCCTGGATCGTGCCGAAAGCCGACCGCGCGTTCGACGCCCGGCACAAGTTCTGGGCACGCTGGTTCCCGCCCTACCGCTGGTACGTGCGCGACCGGCTGTACTGGATCCACGAGAAGCGCGCCGTCGGGTTCGTCGCGGACCCCGCGGCGATGCAGCGCACCGCTGACCTCGCGCGGCGGTTGCTGCGCAAGCAGGTGCCGGACGAGGAGCTGCGCGCGCGGCTCACGCCGGACTACACGATCGGCTGCAAACGCCTGCTGATCTCCAGCACGTGGTACCCGGCGCTGTCGCGACCGCACGTCAGCGTGGTTTCCGGCGGGGTCGCTTCGGTGCAGCCGGACGCCGTCGTCTCCTCCGACGGGACGGCCGTCCCCGCCGACGTTCTCGTCTACGGCACGGGTTTCGACACCCAGCACACCATCCGCTTCGACGTCGTGGGCCGCGGCGGCCGCACCCTCGCCGACGCGTGGCGCGGCGGCAACCAGGCCTACCTCGGCACGACCGTCGCGGGGTTCCCCAACCTGTTCCTCATGGTCGGCCCGAACACGGGACTGGGGCACAACTCCCAGGTCTTCATGATCGAAGCGCAGGCGTCCTACGTGCTCGCCGCCCTGCGCCGCCTGCGCCGCTCGAAGTCGTTCGAGGTGCGCCCGGAGGTCCAGTCCGCCTTCAACGACTGGCTCGATTCGCGCCTGGCCCACACGGTCTGGCAGACGGGCGGCTGCCGCAGCTGGTACCAGGACCCGCGGTCGGGCCGCAACACCGTCCTGTGGCCCGCCGGCACCGTCGAGTTCTGGCGCCGGACGCGGCGCGTCCGGCTGGCGGACTACGTCGTCGAGCCCGCCTGA